Proteins from a genomic interval of Nasonia vitripennis strain AsymCx chromosome 3, Nvit_psr_1.1, whole genome shotgun sequence:
- the LOC100119419 gene encoding cyclin-dependent kinase 9-like: protein MALEFCEYNLASLLGARHIRFHIGEIKKLIYSMIDGLYYLHINKIMHRDLKPANVLIRKTGVLKIADFGLSRAFKENSNGEQNQYTNRVVTLWYRPPELLLGERNYGPSIDMWGAGCILAEMWTRTPILQGNSEQGQLHQICYLCGSITSEAWVGVDNLPLFNNLHLPKNHRRRLMDRLKPFVTDRYACDLLDKLLVVDPKARIDANQALDHNFF from the exons ATGGCCCTAGAGTTTTGTGAGTATAACTTGGCTAGCTTGCTGGGCGCACGACACATCCGATTTCATATTggtgaaattaaaaaacttatttattcGATGATCGATGGgttatattatttacatatCAATAAG ATAATGCATCGAGACTTAAAGCCGGCCAATGTTCTAATAAGAAAGACAGGAGTTCTGAAGATCGCTGACTTCGGATTATCCAGAGCCTTTAAAGAAAACAGCAACGGTGAGCAAAACCAATACACAAATAGAGTGGTGACTCTATGGTACCGGCCACCGGAGCTTTTACTCGGTGAAAGAAACTATGGCCCCTCTATTGATATGTGGGGGGCTGGTTGTATACTAGCCGAAATGTGGACGAG GACCCCTATTCTACAGGGTAATTCGGAACAAGGACAGCTCCATCAAATCTGCTACCTTTGTGGCTCAATAACTTCTGAAGCTTGGGTTGGTGTTGACAATCTGCCACTGTTCAACAACCTTCATTTACCCAAGAATCACAGGCGACGG ctTATGGATCGCTTAAAACCGTTTGTAACGGATAGGTATGCCTGCGATTTATTAGATAAGTTACTGGTTGTCGACCCGAAAGCGCGTATTGATGCAAACCAGGCTCTCGACCATAATTTCTTTTGA